GGCGGAGCGATTCGCGGTAACCGCATCGATCTGGGCTTTAACTCGTTGCGCGATGCGATCGAATTCGGTCGTCGCGAGGTAACGGTCTACCGCCTCAAGTAACCAGGCCGAATGGTCGACGACGACTCCCTGCAAGCAGCCGATGCACTCCAGCATCCCAAAGCGCTGCTTGCAGCATGGGGGCTACACCCAAAGAAACGATACGGGCAAAATTTCCTGATGGATAGCGGCTCCGCGCGGCGCATAGCGCGCCTCGCGCTCGAAGGCGCGCCGGCGCCCGTTCGCGCGTTGGAGATCGGCGCGGGCACCGGCGCGTTGACGCTCGCACTTTTGGATGAAGGCGCCGACGTCACGGCACTCGAGATCGATCCCGAACTCATCGCGCTGTTGCGAGCGCGCCGCGAATTAGATAAGGCTCGCATCGTCGAGGCCGACGCGCTCACCTTCGACTACGCGGCCTACGGCGGCGATACCGCCTGGATCGTTGCCGGCAATCTTCCCTACAACATCGCCACCCCGCTGATGCTCGGCCTGATCGAGATGGAAAGGGGACCGGCGTCGTTGACGGTGATGATTCAAAAAGACGTTGCCAATCGGCTGGCTGCGAAACCCGGCACGCCGGCGTACGGCAGCCTTTCGATCGCCGTTCAATACGCAATGGTCGTGGAGCGGGCGTTCACGCTCGGGCCGCGGGCGTTCTATCCGGCTCCCAAGATTGATTCAACCGTCGTCCGATTGCTCCGGCGCGAAACGCCCGCGGTACATCCGCGCGATGTTTCGCTGTTCCGAAAGGTCGTACGAGCCGCGTTCGCGTACCGCCGCAAGACGTTAGCCAACAGTCTGATGCTCGCGCTCGGCATCGAGCGCGCGACGATCGCTCGCGCGATTGCAGCAAGCGCCCTTCCTCCGGAGTGCCGCGGTGAACAACTCGACCTACACGCCTTCTCCCGCTTGGCCGACGCAATGGCCGACGAACAGCTTTAGAGCCAAACCCACCCTTCAACTCATCTTTCTGGTTCTGGGCATCTCGCTGCTGGTGCTCTTCGCCGGTATCGGCACGCTCATCGCCCTCCACCAACTCCATCGCGGAGCGGTCGCGCTCGTCCCGGCGCTCGTCATTCAGCTCGCACTCGAGGCGGGCGTCGTCGCCGTCATCCTGCGCGGACTTCCCGCCCTCTCGGGTTTCTCGCTGCGCGAATTGGGTTTTCGCGGGATCGGTGCCGGGCAGATCGGCATCGCGATCGGCGGGTCGCTGGTCATGGCAATCGTCGCTAACGGCGGCGCCTCGCTCATCGACGCGCTCTTTCACACCACCCACGAACAACAGGTCGTGCAGATGGTGCGGAACGTCCATAATCCCGCGATCATCGCGTTCTTTACTATTTTCGCCGTAGCGATCGCTCCGATCGCCGAAGAAACGATCTTTCGCGTCCTCGTCTTCAACATCGGTTTGCGCTATCGCGGCTTCTGGTTCGGCGCGATCCTCAGCGGCGTGCTCTTCGGAGCAGCCCACGGCGACATGTTCGAAGCGCTTCCGCTGGCGCTCGCCGGCATCGTCCTGTGCGGCGTCTATTACCGTACGCGCAACGCCTACGCATCGATGATCACGCACGGCCTATTCAACGCCATTACCGTCATCGCACTTTTCGCGTTCCCGCAGTTAACGAAATAGTCTCGATTCGGCTTTATGGCGTGGTTCGTAGGAGATAGCGGGGCGGGCGACACCATTGGGACGGGGACGCGCGCGTTTTTCACATCCATGTGAAAAACACTACTCCGTTCGTCGTCGCTCCCGCCCTCCGGGCTCCGCTCCTCCCTCACAGGCCCCGACCCAACGGCATCACCCACCCCGCTATCTCCTCGGACACGGTTGTGAATCATCCCTATGACGTCATGAATAACCATATGTCAATACTATGTGTGAGTTGGGACCTACGAAGATAACGCATCCAAAGCTGCGAGTACGTCCGTTGCGTTCGGAACGCGATCGCGGAAGGGCACGATGGTATGCGCGAGCGATGGCGGGCGATCGAGCGATGCGGCGCGCCGGTCGAGGCGTTTGCGATAGAGCTCCGGGCCTACCAGCGCGACGGCGCTCGCGCACGGTTCGTCGTACCAGTCGGGATAGTGCGCGAGCCAGATGCCGGCGATCGGGCGGCCGCCGATCGCTAACGCCGTATGCAGCGGGCCGGAGGGCACGCCGATGAATGCGTGGGCAGCGTGGATGATGGTGGTGAGGATGTGCGCGAACGGCATCTGCGTATCGCCGAAGAGATCGGCCGTCGTCGGCGGCGCATCCGGGACATCCATTGCCGACGAGCGGCGTTCGTCGATGAGCAGGATGCGTGCGAGGGGATCGCGCGCGCGCAATGCGGCAGCTAGTTCGACGACGTGCGAGAAGTTCCACGTCTTTGCGGCGTTGGTGTGCCCGCCGGGAGCGATCAGGTAGAGGTGTTCGCTCGGAGCGACGAACGCTCGCAAGTGCGCCTCGATCGCCTGTTTGTTTTCGGCGGGGGCGTCGAAACGCAAGGATGACGCGAGCGGACGCGACAGATCGAACGTTTGGAGACGTTCGGCGCTGACGAGATCGCGCGCGAGCGAACGCGCTTTGGTGTGGTATGGGTAGCGCGTTCCGCCGGCGTGCTCGGGATAATCGGTGTAGAGCATCGCGTCGATGTTCGCTTCGCGGATGCGATCGAGGAGCGGTTCCGGGACGACGAGGCCTTCTTCTCGATTGCGCAGGCGGCGGAAATCGAGGCCGAGGTGGCGGGCGCCGAACGCGCCGCCGTCGCCGATTGCGGCTTCGCCCGAATACATCGGCGTTACGGTCTCGCCTTCGTCGTAGAGATGCACGAAATCGTCGCCGAAGCGCGTGAGATAGTAGCGATTGCTCGGATCGAGGAGCGGGACCACGTAACTAAAGTGGACGAAGTCGCCCAAGCCGTGCGGCCAGTAGATGAGAATGCGCCGGTTGCGCAGCGCGGCGAATGCGCCGCCGCGCTCGTCGAAGACCGGCAGGCGCAGATTCGCTTGACGCGTTCGGCGGCCGAACCACTTCACCGATTGCGCTCCGAGCGTACGCGTTGGACGATCGCGGAGACTTGGGCGATGAATCGCTGCGGGCCGAATCGCACGGCGTGTTCGCGCAGACGCGCCGGCTCGAACGCGTGCTTGTCTAGGCGACGGATCGCATTCGCGAGCGACTCGGGGGTCGGCTCGTCGAAGAATAGGCCGGTCTGCCCGTCGATTACGGTCTCGCACGCACCCCCGGCGCGCAGCGCGATCGTCGGCCTTCCGGTTGCGGCGGCTTCGACCGGGACCAATCCATAGTCTTCTTCTCCGGGAAGAATG
This region of Candidatus Dormiibacterota bacterium genomic DNA includes:
- the rsmA gene encoding 16S rRNA (adenine(1518)-N(6)/adenine(1519)-N(6))-dimethyltransferase RsmA; this encodes MVDDDSLQAADALQHPKALLAAWGLHPKKRYGQNFLMDSGSARRIARLALEGAPAPVRALEIGAGTGALTLALLDEGADVTALEIDPELIALLRARRELDKARIVEADALTFDYAAYGGDTAWIVAGNLPYNIATPLMLGLIEMERGPASLTVMIQKDVANRLAAKPGTPAYGSLSIAVQYAMVVERAFTLGPRAFYPAPKIDSTVVRLLRRETPAVHPRDVSLFRKVVRAAFAYRRKTLANSLMLALGIERATIARAIAASALPPECRGEQLDLHAFSRLADAMADEQL
- a CDS encoding type II CAAX endopeptidase family protein, which codes for MNNSTYTPSPAWPTQWPTNSFRAKPTLQLIFLVLGISLLVLFAGIGTLIALHQLHRGAVALVPALVIQLALEAGVVAVILRGLPALSGFSLRELGFRGIGAGQIGIAIGGSLVMAIVANGGASLIDALFHTTHEQQVVQMVRNVHNPAIIAFFTIFAVAIAPIAEETIFRVLVFNIGLRYRGFWFGAILSGVLFGAAHGDMFEALPLALAGIVLCGVYYRTRNAYASMITHGLFNAITVIALFAFPQLTK
- a CDS encoding glycosyltransferase family 9 protein, yielding MKWFGRRTRQANLRLPVFDERGGAFAALRNRRILIYWPHGLGDFVHFSYVVPLLDPSNRYYLTRFGDDFVHLYDEGETVTPMYSGEAAIGDGGAFGARHLGLDFRRLRNREEGLVVPEPLLDRIREANIDAMLYTDYPEHAGGTRYPYHTKARSLARDLVSAERLQTFDLSRPLASSLRFDAPAENKQAIEAHLRAFVAPSEHLYLIAPGGHTNAAKTWNFSHVVELAAALRARDPLARILLIDERRSSAMDVPDAPPTTADLFGDTQMPFAHILTTIIHAAHAFIGVPSGPLHTALAIGGRPIAGIWLAHYPDWYDEPCASAVALVGPELYRKRLDRRAASLDRPPSLAHTIVPFRDRVPNATDVLAALDALSS
- a CDS encoding glycosyltransferase — encoded protein: ILPGEEDYGLVPVEAAATGRPTIALRAGGACETVIDGQTGLFFDEPTPESLANAIRRLDKHAFEPARLREHAVRFGPQRFIAQVSAIVQRVRSERNR